From the Elaeis guineensis isolate ETL-2024a chromosome 16, EG11, whole genome shotgun sequence genome, the window TCCCAAGTTCATTGTCATATGACTGATTCAATTTGGTGATGCAGGTTCCATTTTACACTGGTTGTCACAGCAGTAGTTTGTTGTTGGATGATGTAAGTTCTTGCATTTTTTTTGCATTTGCTTAAGTTCAGTATTCAATACATTCTTCCGCATCATTCTAACTATAGCCTAGCACGTGCGATGCATGTGCAGCTGCTAGAGTCTCCcattttttgttctttcttttattCCCGATATATGGCATCGTAGGCTTTGGCAGCCTATTTTTGAGGTACTCAGtgaaaaaaaaccaaaaaagtAAAAGGTGAATTACAATGTAGATGTTTCATCATAGCTTCTCTTATTTTACAACATGCTCATTCCCCTGCCCCCGGGGAAAAGAAATGCGAGGCCCTCCAGGCCATGCTTCCTAATGAAAGCCAGTGGTCTCTGCTTTGCAATGTTTGTTGCCTTAAAGAAATTTGCTGAATTGAAGTTGGATTTACTTCTGCTAGTATCCTGCTTCCTGCTTAGCAAATTGCATGGAATTTCTTGGTTACAGGTGCAGGGGTTCTTAAAGTTTTTTACTTTCATGACTAACAATGTTCctgatattatattaatatccatCGATCCTCTAAAGTTTTTGATAAGATTAAATAGTATAAGCACTTGGCTGCCACCTTCCCTAAATAAATCCCTAAACTCCCTGACTTGTTCCTGTATTTGAAATGTTCTCCATGTTAATATTCAAATTTTGGTTTTATATAAGATTAGGTTTTTAGTTGCTTGCAGATTCTGGGCCACAATTTTTGCACAAGCATATTTATAGGAGATAATTTCATGAATGTTTTACTAGCACATTTTTCTTTGACTTCACAAATGATCACTAAATGGTAATAAAGAATGTACCATTGAGGATTTCACGTTTGCCTGCATTTCTACAAATATCTTGATCCAAACTTTTGAACAACCTGGTGAATATAAAACCCTAGTTTTAGAAATCAATTGAACAACTCTCATTCATAAATTTCAACATCCATGCCCTTTCATCTGAGTTGAAGGAGCAATATCTTTAGGAGCGGTTTAGATGCTTGGACGTGCTATACAAATATGGCACGGTCAATGTATCAGCTTCATGCTGGGAATTGACTGTAAGGTTCCTTAACGTTCATTCTTATATATGGGATGTTGCTACCCTCTTTTGAGGTTTCTTCCAGTAACCTTGGATTTTAGGAACTGTGGTTTCCCTGACATTGCAAACTTTCTAAAATCTCCCTTATGGCATCTTTTTCCTCTAAGACCACCAGCTACACAATGGCTAATTTATGTTGCAATAATAATGCTATTATTGTGTAGCATGATGCAGCatttatgtatatacatacatagatatacatatatgtatatatacatatgtatacagaTAAATAGATGCAAGCATGGATGATAAAGAAAAGAGTAATTCTACCCTGTCAATTATGTCAAGGATTAGATGGGAAAAGACGAGAAAGCCATTTATTTTTGAGAACAAGGATGGGAAGAATTCTGGCTGAAAGTGGGTTGTGGGGCGGCAATTAAGAATGGATAATCTATAACCTAGATGTGCTACCTAATGATGAACAGTAAATGCAGCCTTTAAAAGAGCTTCAGGATCAAGTAGAGATGTTTTGCAATTTTCTAGAACATTGGAATGACATTAGACTTCAGCTTTTAGAAATTCGAgaggaaataaaaaaatagaaggaaaaggaagaaaaattgtTTATTCCCCTATTTTTACCCCTGAGAGTACATTCATATGTGTTGAGCTTGGATCTATGAGTTTTGAGCTCAAATATTATAAAGAAGTAGATCTAAGTGAAGTTATATTAGCAAATTCTCTATATCATAATTTCTATATATTATGTTGATATCGATATATTGTTATACTTTCAAGTATACATAGTTATCtattagaaattagatttctaTTAAATAATTAAACACCAAATTACACTTTAGCATGATGTATAACAAAATTATATTGTATTTCTAATGATTTttgttatttaattttaaatttcagatttttgatccaAATATACTAAAACAATACATCCAGTGATTCCAAAATATTCAATACATTAAATGTGCATGTTTTTTATGGCTTTCATGGATTGCTTTACTTTTTTCCAAAATTTGTTTATTTTTTCTAGTTTTTGAGTGAAAAACTGCCGAATCTGAAATTTTTCTTGAGAAAAGGAACAGTTCACCAAACAAGTTTAACGTGACAATGGGGAATATTTCCTTAACAATTATCTTATTAAGTCGTTTGCTCTGATTTAAACATTTGTttcaatatatttttcatattaggTGGGCAATCGTATATCTTGCACAGCTGAAGCCACTGATTGTTCCTGTCCTTAGTGAAGGAGAGTGAACTTCTTGTCAAAAAATAATTGCTATTTGCTGTCATTCAGCGTCATGTCTCATTTCAGACTGCAGCGCTGCCTGAGAAAATCTTTGGTGTACGATTTTAGATATTCCTCCCTTTGAGCCAAGGGAAGTGTATTGCTAGTAATAATTTGTATTGGAGGTATCTTCACATACCTGTATTCATGTAGTGCGTCGCTGATCAAATGAATGTTGACTTCAAATGTTCCTACCGAGTTCTTAAAAGGTGGccatttgttgttgttgttgttgttttataATTTTTGCAAATGTGAATTTTGTCCAAGGGTGAATTGAATGTGCTCAAAAGGTCTATATATATTGGGAGTTTTCCTATGTACGGGTTGTATGTCAGGCTTCAGTTTAATCCATCAAATCAGGTTAGTCAGCATGGAAAACCAGAGAAACAGATAATTGTGTTCATGTGTTTTTGCTGGGCATGCCAGTCCTCTCCTGTAGTACATCCAATCCTTATCTCAATCCTATTTAATTGCACTATTCAAATAGTAATAATCTCAGGAGTAGTTGACTGCTTGGCTTCCAACTTGTCCTTTGTGAGCTGTCCGCTTGAGAATTTTGTTCTACTTGCTTTCATCCTAGTAGAGACCGGGGAGATTAGGTGTTGGAGTTGGGGCTCAGAGTGGAGTGGAACCCTACGTGTgacagagaaggaagaagacggcgAGCAGAACTCTTGGGGCTTGAGTTGGTGCTCCTGGagttaatattttaataattttttatctatttatgattaattttaaaaaaattatcaaaataatgtcATGTGAAAGAGTGAGTCAGCAAAGAAAAATTGCTTTTTGGAAGGGCGACTATACGAGTTACCCTTCCATAGTATAACTCTATTAGTCGCCTTAGTGGAGGGTGGCTCAGTCTTTGGTGTAGACGGATCCTCCTCCCTCTTTTCTAACGGCCCTCCCTCCTTTCGGTGTGAAAATCCCGACCCCTCTctctcaatttcaatagttgtaccCCTCCTTTTTGGCATACAACCGGCCCTCCTCTCGGTCCGTCTCCATCCTTCTCTCCGACATACCGTCAGCCCCTCTTCTCTCGGCGATCTGCGACAGGAGAAACcccccttcccctctctctcccgTTCGATCTtcggctcttcctcttctctcggCCCGTCCCCCTCCTCTCCAGCGTATGCCACCGGCATTCCTCGTTGCACCGTCCCACCCCCATCCAGAGAGGCActcaaggtttttttttttttatttttatgatttattttttatttgaattataaatttatttttataatatttatttatactttTATAACGAAAGGTAATTTATACAGGAGGAAGGTAATTTaacataaatataatatttatttatatataaattatcaaaataattttttatttgaacttgTTTGGTTGGCTGGGACCAAAATCTCATGGGATTCGTGGCCCTACCACTATAAGTATTGGATTATAAGCcagttaagtctatattttttaaaaattttgcattacaTGAAATCATAGAttcgtcttttgattaatgtatatattttaaaacACCTGTacagttatatttttttatatagatgggagaattatgtatattggtcaattgattgttcaatttggacagtttgagaatgACAATTAATTTTATAAGTAATTATGATAATCAATCGATGCATAATAGAGGccgaaagaaattttggacaacatttttttttagttctcctcacattttcaatcgtgtggggagaactaaggaaaaATACTGCCAAAATCTTTTTCGGCCCTTATTGCGCATCGATTGATTAccataattacctatagaattaatgcaattcttgAATAGAATAGGAACTAACTTTACCTATCAGACAGcgatgataggatgtatttattatataaGTCATTTTAAATATTAAGTACTTCCTTCTAGTGAACATCTATTTATATGTTCATGCAGTTACTTCTcacaataattttcaacaaaatgGATCCAAATCTTATCACTGTTATCTTCCATTGGGATGTGAGGATCAATTAGAATGCTAACGGTGCATATTATGATGGTGGAAGGATCCGGATGATCATGAAAGATCGTAACGCAACATATCTAGAACTTGTGCGAGTCTGCTATGCTGTCACTGAATGGAACTCAATCATTGTGGAGTTTTCCTATTATATAGATTTTCGATGCATATCATTGGACAGTATTTGGCTGTACTTATTGAAGATGATCAGAACACGAAtaccatcttgggcatcccatcagAGGAGATTTTTTGAGCGGTTGAAATTTTTATTGAGCCAGCAACAATAAGAGTTTCAGACAGTGGCGAACAGCATATTAGTGTCTCAGGCTGTATCACCCCACTTGTGCAGTCGGAGATGTATGGGTTTTCACCTGATACAACTCCAATGGTCGATGAAGCTGGATATGAGTACGGAGGTACTCCTGTATGTACCATTGGTAGACCAGCAACATCCGTGATTAGTAGTCCTCAGTACATGATAGGTACAAAGTCGACATATCAATATTCATATAATACCGTATTTGATGATACGGGTACTGATCCTAGTTATGTTGCAGCTATCGTAGAGCACGTGGAGCATGAATTTTACAATCCTGTATCACTTAATCAGCCATATACAATATGTGCCGGACTAGGAGGATTGGAAACTGTAATGACTAAGATaactttatttaaaaataaagccgctgttagttatgatcctaatcctactgacgatgaagatgaggatgatgatgcaaAGTCTGATGGCAGTGATAGTGGAGAATCTAGTGCAGAAGAGGATGTTCCACCATATGAGGCACCCCTTGTTCTTGAATTCAGGTTAGTTGATACATCCGACGACGATGAGGCCGCATCTTATAGAGCATTGCCAAAACATCCATTCTTTGGGGGAAATGAAGAGTCAAGAAAGAAAATGGTATTTTGGTTGAAAGAACAAGTCCAACGTATTGTGAAATAATATACCATTTGCACCCATCATCTTTACAAAATCATCGAGTCAGATAGAGTTAAATGGAGCACCGTGTGTAAACAGTCTGATATTTGTAGTTGGCATCTCCGTGCATTCCTTCGGACCAAGATGTAGCGATGGGAGATTACGATATATAAAGGGCCACACACATGCTTGAATACAGATGTAATGCGAGATCATCTATAGCTTGATGCACGCATAATTATTGATGTCATTAGAGGATCAATTAGAGCAaaaatatctatatccatatcagcCTGCCAGGTTTATGTACGTGATGCATAACAGTGCAAGGCATCTTATAGAAAGACGTAGATAGCGAAACAACTTGTTATGGACGAGCTGTTTGGAGATTGGACAGAGTCCTATAATGCATTGGGTCCTTGGCTAACTACAGTTCATCGTGCCAATAAGGGGACCATGGTAGATTTTGCAAAATTTTCTACAACAGAGACAAACACAGAGGTGTTCCATCGAGTTTTTTGGGCATTTGGTCCATGCATTCAGGGCTTTCAGTTCTGTCGTCCACTGATTAGTATTGATGCAACGCATCTATACAGTCGATATAAGGGTACTCTCATGATAGCTATGGAAAGAGATGGAAATGAGAGTATCTATCCTCTAGTATTTATCATTTATGAAGGTGAGAATCGTAGTAATTGGTTATGATTTTTATGGCATTTGCGCTATTATATGGCACGTGATCATATGGAGATTGGTATAATTTCAGATTGATATAAAAGAATATTAGCTGCTGTTTCAGATGAATTTGTTGGATGGATGGCACCATATGGGTATCATAGATTATGTCTTAGACATATTAAGGCTAACATAAATGATCTATTTCAGGATGTTGCATTTTTAGCTTATTTTCATCAAACTGCAAAGCAAAATCAGCCCTGAAAGTTTGATCGAAGCATGCAACACATTGAGAGAACATGGCCCAATTGCTTTCAATATCTGAAAACATATCCACTTGATGATCTGAGTAAATGGACGCTGGTGCATGACACAGATGGATGTaggtatgaaataatgaatatcaaTCTATCTGAAAGCTTCAATAAAGTATTGATGGGGGCTCGCTTATTGCCCATAACTGCTCTTATTTGTCTTTTCTTCGAACGCTTGTCGAAGTGGTTCAGCATCAGATGTGCAATTGTAACACGAAGATAGGAGGCCGACAGGATATTcacagataaaattagatgaaagTTAAATGGATGGTAGCTGAAGTCTAGGGAGCATTATGTGATTAAGTACAATAACCAACCGGATTTGTATGAGATTCGATTGAAACGAAGGCATTATAGCTCCAATGAACCTGATTATACATAGACAATCGACTTAGGGGCATGCACATACGTATGTAGGAAGTGACAGTTACTACATTATCCATGTTCTCATTTGTTTACTGTTTGTACCAGCGAGAACTTAGACTGGAAGCAATTCATTGATGACTGTTATACTATTGCATATTATGAGCAGTCATATGCATTTACCTTCCATCCTCCAAAGAGTCTGCATTATTGGCCTGAGTGAACTGCATTGAGACTCATATCGTACCCATTTATAAGAAGACAAGGAAAGGGACATCCACAATCAAGGAGGATTTGAAATGATATGGATGCAATGGAGCGTCAAAATATTGTACGGTGTAGATTGTGCAAGAAGATAGGGCATAATCGGTGTAGATGTCTGCAACGGCactgatttatctttatttttcatgTGGACTATCTTTATGTAAtgcttgtattttttttaaactattttgattatgtaatcatatcatataaacatttgaaaaaatatatga encodes:
- the LOC109506704 gene encoding V-type proton ATPase subunit e1, whose amino-acid sequence is MGFLVTTLIFFLVGVVAALFVRLCCNGGPSTNLFHFTLVVTAVVCCWMMWAIVYLAQLKPLIVPVLSEGE